A DNA window from Canis lupus familiaris isolate Mischka breed German Shepherd chromosome 10, alternate assembly UU_Cfam_GSD_1.0, whole genome shotgun sequence contains the following coding sequences:
- the LOC102154691 gene encoding short transmembrane mitochondrial protein 1 produces MLQFLLGFTFGNVVGMYLAQNYDIPNVAKKLEEIKKDLDAKKKPPSEANSSTAFWIH; encoded by the coding sequence ATGCTCCAGTTCCTGCTTGGATTTACTTTTGGCAACGTGGTTGGAATGTATCTGGCTCAGAACTATGACATACCAAACGTGGctaaaaaactagaagaaattaaaaaggacttGGATGCCAAGAAGAAACCCCCTAGTGAGGCGAATTCCAGCACTGCCTTTTGGATACATTGA